Proteins encoded in a region of the Vicia villosa cultivar HV-30 ecotype Madison, WI linkage group LG5, Vvil1.0, whole genome shotgun sequence genome:
- the LOC131604518 gene encoding uncharacterized protein LOC131604518 has product MVSSVTPLCPKELEDKSVFYNASISENHESNCLNVKDKPSSSVYITKYGRRIPIITKLKIPTKKRSPVVYVRMTFARLTPIEKFQKQLLDEWNEQEKLSESSEEEDILLFDNKNNFIPDSEIGLGCILLHPHCSSMLK; this is encoded by the exons ATGGTTTCATCAGTTACTCCACTTTGTCCAAAGGAACTTGAAGACAAATCAGTGTTTTACAATGCATCAATTAGTGAAAACCATGAAAGCAATTGTCTCAATGTCAAGGACAAGCCTTCAAGCAGTGTTTATATCACAAAATATG GGAGGAGAATTCCAATTATAACCAAATTGAAAATTCCTACGAAGAAACGTTCACCGGTGGTGTATGTGAGGATGACATTTGCGAGGTTGACACCGATAGAAAAGTTTCAGAAACAACTTCTTGACGAGTGGAATGAACAAGAGAAACTAAGTGAgtcatcagaagaagaagatatttTATTGTTTGACAATAAAAACAATTTCATACCAGATAGTGAAATTGGTCTTGGATGCATTCTTCTTCATCCACATTGTAGCTCTATGTTGAAGTGA